In Myxosarcina sp. GI1, a single genomic region encodes these proteins:
- a CDS encoding RES family NAD+ phosphorylase: protein MELFRITRTKYLENYTGRGGSFANGARWNEPRIPVLYFASTPSVALLEMANYLPNPRLIPVDYRLGIYHLPDSVSSRILEVKDLPTNWNRYPYPISTQKIGSQWLSEGSSLILFVPSVAVPAGLENIAVINPQHSEINQLKLLAVESSLYNPRAFKGLGD from the coding sequence ATGGAACTGTTTAGAATTACCCGCACTAAATATTTAGAAAATTATACAGGTCGTGGTGGCTCTTTTGCTAACGGTGCGCGGTGGAACGAACCTAGAATACCAGTGCTTTATTTCGCTTCTACTCCTAGTGTCGCCCTTCTAGAAATGGCAAATTATCTTCCTAACCCCAGACTAATTCCAGTAGATTATAGACTGGGAATCTATCATTTACCAGATAGCGTATCGAGTAGAATTTTGGAAGTAAAAGATCTACCCACAAATTGGAATCGCTACCCCTATCCCATTAGTACTCAGAAAATAGGTAGTCAATGGCTTAGTGAAGGTAGTAGTTTAATTTTGTTTGTACCTAGCGTTGCCGTACCTGCTGGTTTGGAAAATATTGCAGTAATTAATCCCCAACATTCAGAAATAAATCAGCTAAAGTTATTAGCTGTTGAATCGAGTCTCTATAACCCTCGCGCTTTTAAAGGATTGGGCGATTAA